The DNA sequence ttaccaagttgtttcaatatctgttggggacaaagattcagaatcctgcctagccgttcggtcagctaccaagtgctcattgaggcctagtaacttgaggactgaagctttaattggagaaagagctcagtgcctgcaagcgatagagttaagcctagagggtctcagtgtccctggactgaggcaccggcacatacagggtggtggcagtactactggacaggggggccttgaggtcTTCAGGGTTTGagagccaagaactctgagcaccccaactCCCTTGATTGCGACAGGTTCCAAAGAATTCCCACCCCTCACTCTGCCCTCCTTTATCATCAAGAATCCCCAACCAACTTTTCTAGGATATCGGCCAGTCCTTTGCTAACACAAATGAATCGTCATCTACACCTCCTCCCCTTCTTGCAATGCCTGCCAATCCCATCCTTCTCAAAACCCAATTTGGCTTCCTGTCTCTCCAACAGACCTCTGACGGTGCAATCCCATGTTTACTCCAAAATAAGTCTCACTATGATCAATGGGGGTTTACTCCTAAGCAAGtgcgtacaggattgcagccttacagcctttACACCTTACCGGAGGGAAACTCTGGGTTAAATTGGAAATATTTCCAACAGAACTTTGACTCTCTAacaagtgtgcatgtgtgtatatgtacatgTTTAGCAAGCACACAAGTTTGTCCACGTATTTTAAATGAGAACTATCTTTGTCCTTAATGTGAAGAAAAAGTAGCAAGAATTCAGACAACAGGGCAATTTTTTGGGGGTCCACCATTCTGAAAAATTATCTAGCACTCTGGTCTCATCACAAAGAACCTTAATAGATATGACAGTTCTAAAGGTAAAGGTAGCGCTTTACAGGGGACAACACCCTTTCTTCTTCTAACCTCTGGAGACTCAAGGATAAACTTTGTGCAAATTTCTCTGGCTGACCTCTCTCcaaatagctaaatggaacctccagaaGTAATATACCTCAAAATACCAGGGACTGGAGATAGACAACAGAGATCTGAACAAGATGGaggtttggtctgatccaaccaGGCAGTTCTCGTGTTCAAATGCCCAAGGGACAGGGAGAATTGACAAAAAGTTGCTGAGCAAGGAAAAACATGACATGCTCAGCCTGCATCTTTTGTGTGAGAAGCAAAACTCTCCCAGCTGCTGGTGCTGGCACCCAAGTTGAAAGATGAAGGTTGGCTGCTGGCCAGGGATCATGCTGTGCAGCCTTCTAATTCCCGGGAACAATCCCAATCCTAGCCAGCTGGGAGTTGCCAGCGACACCTGTCTCAAGGCCACAGCCTGTCTGGTAGAGTCAGGTCTTCAAACAGAAGGTACTGCTTGAGTAGAGGAGGAAGATCAAAGTCTCGGATGGCTTGGAGCCTCCTGTGGCCGACAGCGGTTCGGATGGCTAGGCGGCTGAGGTGCTTGAGGGAACGGGGCTGTTGCCGGCAAGATTCCATCCAGGAGATCAGGGCCGGCTGTGAGACCAGGCGCTTGGGAGGGGCTCCAGTTCTCTGCAACAGGAAAAATGAAAGGAAGGATCAGCGCTTGGCTTGGATGGCATACACTCAAAAAGAGATGATGGGAGCAGTGGAGTAGCTGGGGGGTAGCATGTTATTatactgggcagcaaaatgcaatgcaccCTTTGGTGTCTCCTGAGCAATGCATttcattgcctggaatggctctgacggcgagCGGGAGGGACTGCTCACACGTCACGTTGCGCTGCCTGCAGTACTCACCACACCGTCCcaccccatagctacactactggatggGATTTACTTCACTTTACTTCATGTTATTTTTGCTCCCTTCTCCTATGCAGAATATTCAAAATGATGGACAaatttcagtgttttaaaaatttaaaacagaaAGCTCATGAAAAAATCACGCCAacaaatagcagcagcagaaacagatGACGGCAGAATTAAATGAGACAATAGGTTCAAGTCCTGATAAAATAAGTGAGTTTTAACAGCTCTTTGAATGGTAAGCAAAAATGGGCCCAGGCTGATCTACCCAGGAAGGGTAATCCATAGTCTGGGTGTCAGCTGTGCTGGGACCCAGAGCCAAGCCTTCAATGCCGATCAAAGTTAAATTGGGCATCAGGAATAAAGGCTGTTTATCAAAACAAAAACTAGAGCGAAAtaatttaaaacaggggtctccaaaccccggcccgggggccaggcgtggcccgtggccagcctctatccagcccgcagccagcctctgatcccctgagagcttctggcccagttgactgaatacaactggagttgtgcttctggggtgggggaatgggggccatttaagtgtgtgccttatttcttgggctgtgttggtgcttggagaaatttaatgcatctaaattccatctctaatttatttatttaaattttattatttaatttttttttccggccctcaacactgtacctgctatttgatgtggcccttcagccaaaaactTCAGAGACCCCTGATTTTAAAGATTAGTTGATAATCACCTGTCCTGTACAGGTGCTTTTCTGAGATACTGAAGAGCGTTGAAATCAACATAAAATTTAATAAACCAAAAGGAATGCTCATTAGTAGAAGGAAAGACAATTTCTCTCAGAAAAATGCACATCTGTCCTGGGCAAAATTGCAGCAGAAGCATTTGAAGGTGTTTTCAGAAAGGACAGTAGATCAGGCATCCAAAATCAGACGAAATCCACGAATAGGAACTCTCtaaaatttgcatttcaaaatggCATCCCTGTGCTCATGTATAGTTAcctctagggtgcaatcctaaccccttatgtcagtgctttcccgcactggcatagcggagccaatgggacacgtgctgcatcctgcagttgggtgtcactcatggaggcctcctcaaaataagggcatgtttgttcccttacctcagagctgcattgcccttatgtcagtgctagaaagcactgacataaggggttaggattgcacccctaattTCTCATTAAACCCGTACTGTTCAATGCAGTGGTGTCCCAGTGACCAGAAATTAATTGTAAAGGTCTAAGAAATTCACAACTATGGCTCTAGGCAGAGTAAACAGGCCAACAAGAGAACGTACCCAGGAAAGGCCAGACACTCCTTCAGCAAAAGGTTACCTTGTTTCTGTAGGAGATGCAGGCACCTGCTTGCACCAGCAACCTGATACACTCCGTCTGTCCACTGCAGGCAGCCAGGTACATGGGCGTCACCCCCCAGTTATCCTGCAGGTTCACATCTGCACCATACTGAAGAGAAGAACAACTCATCAGTGCCATGAACAACAGGCCTCAAATCCCCCAACCCTGGTAGCCTTTCTTTGGGTCGCCAACCAACAATGCTTGATATCTCCAAGGAAAACAACaaatgtttgtgaggcaagaggtTAACATCACCAAAAACAAGATGGAGGAGCACTAACTGGGGCATTACCTGAATCAATAGCAAGGTGCAGTCTGGGAAGAGACCAATGGCAGCATGAAGCGGCGTTCCTCCGTGTTTACAGCACATGTTGACGTTGGCGCCATGTTGCAGTAGTAGCTCCACTGAGCGCCTCTGCCCCTTGTAGGCCGCCCAGTAGAGAGGAGTCTTGCCA is a window from the Tiliqua scincoides isolate rTilSci1 chromosome 2, rTilSci1.hap2, whole genome shotgun sequence genome containing:
- the LOC136641802 gene encoding ankyrin repeat domain-containing protein 23-like translates to MGFYISSLSKAPYSNRAPLEHSHPPAKRYQAAPSYNYRWTELHYEASRGNVEKLEHLLVTSGKELVDRKDYYGKTPLYWAAYKGQRRSVELLLQHGANVNMCCKHGGTPLHAAIGLFPDCTLLLIQYGADVNLQDNWGVTPMYLAACSGQTECIRLLVQAGACISYRNKRTGAPPKRLVSQPALISWMESCRQQPRSLKHLSRLAIRTAVGHRRLQAIRDFDLPPLLKQYLLFEDLTLPDRLWP